The following proteins are encoded in a genomic region of Oncorhynchus kisutch isolate 150728-3 linkage group LG18, Okis_V2, whole genome shotgun sequence:
- the LOC109909758 gene encoding retinol dehydrogenase 12 isoform X2, with product MPFGYLFRRPWSSAARLDDKTVLITGANTGIGKETALDLAKRGARIIMACRDMEKAEGALKEVIQGSGSQNVVIKKLDLSDTKSIQEFAETINKGHFLLTHLLIDLIKRSTPARIINVSSLAHFWGTINLDDINSEKGYDKKTAYSQSKLANVLFTRSLAKRLQGMAVTVYSLHPGIVQTDLWRHLNAPQAAIMKMISPFTKTSVQGAQTTIYCAVAPELGTESGGYYSDCAPANCSRPASDDDTAQKLWELSCRMLSVSWD from the exons ATGCCATTTGG ATATCTCTTCCGGAGACCATGGTCATCCGCAGCCCGACTTGATGACAAAACAGTGCTCATAACTGGAGCCAACACTGGTATTGGCAAAGAGACAGCGCTGGACCTGGCTAAGAGAG GGGCCAGAATCATCATGGCCtgcagagacatggagaaagCTGAGGGAGCCCTGAAAGAAGTCATACAAGGCTCTGGCAGCCAAAATGTTGTCATCAAGAAGCTTGATTTGTCAGACACCAAGTCCATCCAGGAGTTTGCAGAGACCATCAACAAGG GTCACTTCCTGTTGACCCACTTATTGATTGACCTGATCAAAAGGTCGACCCCGGCCAGGATCATCAATGTATCCTCTTTGGCTCATTTCTGGGGTACCATCAACCTGGACGACATCAACAGTGAGAAGGGCTATGACAAGAAGACAGCGTACAGCCagagcaagctagccaacgtccTTTTCACCCGCTCCCTGGCCAAGAGGCTACAAG GTATGGCTGTGACAGTGTACTCCCTCCACCCTGGCATCGTTCAGACTGATCTGTGGCGGCACCTGAACGCACCTCAGGCAGCTATCATGAAGATGATCAGTCCCTTCACCAAGACATCCGTCCAGGGAGCTCAGACCACTATCTACTGTGCTGTGGCCCCTGAACTGGGAACAGAGAGTGGTGGATATTACAG TGACTGTGCACCAGCCAACTGCTCACGGCCTGCTTCAGATGATGACACGGCTCAGAAACTATGGGAGCTAAGCTGCAGGATGCTTTCTGTATCATGGGATTGA
- the LOC109909758 gene encoding retinol dehydrogenase 12 isoform X1, translated as MPFGYLFRRPWSSAARLDDKTVLITGANTGIGKETALDLAKRGARIIMACRDMEKAEGALKEVIQGSGSQNVVIKKLDLSDTKSIQEFAETINKEETKLNILINNAGVMVCPYGKTADGFEMQIGVNHMGHFLLTHLLIDLIKRSTPARIINVSSLAHFWGTINLDDINSEKGYDKKTAYSQSKLANVLFTRSLAKRLQGMAVTVYSLHPGIVQTDLWRHLNAPQAAIMKMISPFTKTSVQGAQTTIYCAVAPELGTESGGYYSDCAPANCSRPASDDDTAQKLWELSCRMLSVSWD; from the exons ATGCCATTTGG ATATCTCTTCCGGAGACCATGGTCATCCGCAGCCCGACTTGATGACAAAACAGTGCTCATAACTGGAGCCAACACTGGTATTGGCAAAGAGACAGCGCTGGACCTGGCTAAGAGAG GGGCCAGAATCATCATGGCCtgcagagacatggagaaagCTGAGGGAGCCCTGAAAGAAGTCATACAAGGCTCTGGCAGCCAAAATGTTGTCATCAAGAAGCTTGATTTGTCAGACACCAAGTCCATCCAGGAGTTTGCAGAGACCATCAACAAGG AAGAGACTAAACTCAATATCCTCATCAACAATGCTGGCGTCATGGTGTGTCCGTACGGGAAAACAGCTGATGGATTTGAAATGCAGATTGGTGTCAATCACATGG GTCACTTCCTGTTGACCCACTTATTGATTGACCTGATCAAAAGGTCGACCCCGGCCAGGATCATCAATGTATCCTCTTTGGCTCATTTCTGGGGTACCATCAACCTGGACGACATCAACAGTGAGAAGGGCTATGACAAGAAGACAGCGTACAGCCagagcaagctagccaacgtccTTTTCACCCGCTCCCTGGCCAAGAGGCTACAAG GTATGGCTGTGACAGTGTACTCCCTCCACCCTGGCATCGTTCAGACTGATCTGTGGCGGCACCTGAACGCACCTCAGGCAGCTATCATGAAGATGATCAGTCCCTTCACCAAGACATCCGTCCAGGGAGCTCAGACCACTATCTACTGTGCTGTGGCCCCTGAACTGGGAACAGAGAGTGGTGGATATTACAG TGACTGTGCACCAGCCAACTGCTCACGGCCTGCTTCAGATGATGACACGGCTCAGAAACTATGGGAGCTAAGCTGCAGGATGCTTTCTGTATCATGGGATTGA